The following are from one region of the Streptomyces rubrogriseus genome:
- a CDS encoding carbohydrate ABC transporter permease, whose translation MSTVRERSVPPGAAGRGALWPYLLVAPAVLGMLYLLLYPLARAVLISFQDFRLRQLILGDADFVGLRNYRTLLGDPEFWEVVRRTFVFMAVDVFAIMVLSILVALMTERLGRAARTVVLSSLVLVWAVPVVAATTVFQWLFHSEFGIVNETLTGLGFESYEGYPWFAHGGAAFGIVVVLIVWQSVPFAAITLYSALVTVPAELYESARMDGAGAGRVFRSVTFPLIRPIFMLVLSLEVIWTFKAFVQIWVMTRGGPGEATTILPVYAVQTALAGQRYDLGSAASMLTVLLMSGVLVFYFRQLFRQEGEQP comes from the coding sequence GTGTCGACCGTCCGTGAGCGGAGCGTGCCGCCCGGCGCGGCGGGCCGGGGGGCCCTCTGGCCGTACCTGCTGGTCGCGCCCGCCGTGCTGGGCATGCTGTACCTGCTGCTCTATCCGCTGGCCCGGGCCGTGCTCATCTCCTTCCAGGACTTCCGGCTGCGTCAGCTCATCCTGGGGGACGCCGACTTCGTCGGGCTGCGCAACTACCGGACGCTGCTGGGCGACCCGGAGTTCTGGGAGGTGGTGCGCCGGACCTTCGTGTTCATGGCGGTCGACGTCTTCGCGATCATGGTGCTCTCCATCCTGGTCGCGCTGATGACCGAGCGGCTGGGCCGGGCGGCCAGGACCGTGGTGCTCAGCTCCCTGGTCCTGGTCTGGGCGGTGCCGGTGGTCGCCGCCACCACCGTCTTCCAGTGGCTGTTCCACTCCGAATTCGGCATCGTCAACGAGACCCTCACCGGCCTCGGGTTCGAGTCGTACGAGGGCTATCCCTGGTTCGCGCACGGCGGGGCCGCGTTCGGCATCGTGGTGGTGCTGATCGTCTGGCAGTCCGTGCCGTTCGCCGCGATCACCCTCTACTCGGCGCTGGTCACGGTGCCGGCCGAACTGTACGAGTCGGCCCGCATGGACGGCGCGGGGGCCGGCCGCGTCTTCCGGTCGGTCACCTTCCCGCTGATCCGGCCGATCTTCATGCTGGTGCTGTCCCTCGAAGTGATCTGGACGTTCAAGGCGTTCGTGCAGATCTGGGTGATGACCCGCGGCGGACCGGGCGAGGCCACCACCATCCTGCCGGTGTACGCCGTGCAGACCGCGCTGGCCGGGCAGCGCTACGACCTGGGCTCCGCCGCCTCGATGCTCACGGTCCTGCTGATGAGCGGCGTCCTGGTTTTCTACTTCCGCCAACTGTTCCGTCAGGAGGGCGAGCAGCCGTGA
- a CDS encoding extracellular solute-binding protein — translation MKYRSLALLSTLALGAGLAACSSSGGSSDGAGDGRTALDVWLMRDSVSAGFQKEFETGFEKAHPEIDVKIQIQEWEGIGEKVTAALASNDAPDVIEVGNTQVAQYAQSGGLTDFSDRVAELGGGDWLEGLAEPGSYEGKQYGIPYYAANRVVIHRTDLFEKAGIDPSRIRTRDQWIAATRKLNTGGTQGIYLPGQNWYVLSGFVWDEGGDLAVKSGGGWKGGLDSPGALRAMDFYRRLQALGKGPKDSDEAQPPQAEVMAKGQVAQIIAVPGGAKVIEEKNPELKGKLGFFPVPGKTADGPGAVFTGGSDLVVPAVAAHQEEAFTLIRELTGDAWQKKLAVAMSYVPNKTTLAGAVADDPGTAAMAAGAVNGHATPNTPQWAAVEAKNPIKEYMTAVLTGEDAESAAAEASRTITETLGGDS, via the coding sequence GTGAAGTACCGTTCGCTCGCCCTGCTCTCCACGCTGGCGCTCGGCGCCGGGCTCGCCGCCTGCTCCTCGTCCGGCGGCTCCTCCGACGGCGCCGGGGACGGCAGGACCGCCCTCGACGTGTGGCTCATGCGCGACAGCGTCTCGGCCGGGTTCCAGAAGGAGTTCGAGACGGGCTTCGAGAAGGCCCACCCCGAGATCGACGTGAAGATCCAGATCCAGGAGTGGGAGGGCATAGGCGAGAAGGTGACCGCCGCCCTGGCCAGCAACGACGCCCCGGACGTCATCGAGGTCGGCAACACCCAGGTCGCCCAGTACGCCCAGAGCGGCGGCCTCACCGACTTCTCGGACCGCGTCGCGGAACTGGGCGGCGGCGACTGGCTGGAGGGGCTCGCGGAGCCCGGGTCGTACGAGGGCAAGCAGTACGGCATCCCGTACTACGCGGCCAACCGGGTGGTCATCCACCGCACCGACCTGTTCGAGAAGGCCGGGATAGATCCCTCGCGGATCAGGACCAGGGACCAGTGGATCGCCGCCACCCGCAAGCTGAACACGGGCGGGACCCAGGGCATCTACCTGCCGGGGCAGAACTGGTACGTGCTGTCCGGTTTCGTCTGGGACGAGGGCGGCGACCTGGCCGTGAAGTCCGGCGGCGGCTGGAAGGGCGGCCTCGACAGCCCCGGGGCGCTGCGGGCCATGGACTTCTACCGGCGCCTCCAGGCCCTGGGCAAGGGCCCCAAGGACTCGGACGAGGCCCAGCCGCCGCAGGCGGAGGTGATGGCGAAGGGGCAGGTCGCCCAGATCATCGCCGTTCCGGGCGGGGCCAAGGTCATCGAGGAGAAGAACCCGGAACTCAAGGGAAAGCTCGGCTTCTTCCCGGTGCCCGGCAAGACCGCCGACGGTCCGGGCGCCGTCTTCACCGGCGGCTCCGACCTGGTCGTCCCAGCTGTCGCGGCGCACCAGGAGGAGGCGTTCACCCTCATCCGCGAACTGACCGGTGACGCCTGGCAGAAGAAGCTCGCCGTCGCCATGAGCTACGTACCGAACAAGACCACCCTGGCGGGCGCGGTCGCCGACGACCCGGGCACCGCGGCCATGGCGGCCGGCGCCGTGAACGGACACGCCACGCCCAACACGCCCCAGTGGGCGGCGGTCGAGGCCAAGAACCCGATCAAGGAGTACATGACGGCCGTGCTCACCGGCGAGGACGCCGAGTCCGCCGCGGCCGAGGCCTCCCGGACCATCACCGAGACGCTGGGCGGCGACTCCTGA
- a CDS encoding GntR family transcriptional regulator — MEIDAAASGAVLKRERVRDAILELIEDRRPGDAIPSERTLCAELGVSRPTLRAAVDELVVAGLLVREHGRGMFVAAEKITQELVSDRRSLSLPQAAGAWTSRLLEVRTLPAGARVGRKLRMSPAAQIHYVARLRLVDGSPMAIEYLHVPADLVSDLTSEELEQGDLYEHLGERHDVRVSEAVQSIEPTVVTRAEADLLDVPELSPALLFERLTTDTRGRPVEYVHSLYRGDRYRIVSRLTLGPRDQAPPPGEGHHPGIPPGDFATKDPVPLSTRGVVQDGM, encoded by the coding sequence ATGGAGATCGACGCCGCCGCTTCCGGTGCGGTGCTCAAGCGGGAGCGCGTCCGCGACGCCATCCTGGAACTCATCGAGGACCGGCGCCCCGGGGACGCGATTCCCTCGGAGCGCACCCTCTGCGCCGAACTCGGCGTTTCCCGCCCCACGTTGCGGGCGGCGGTCGACGAACTGGTGGTCGCCGGACTGCTGGTGCGCGAGCACGGCCGGGGCATGTTCGTCGCCGCCGAGAAGATCACCCAGGAACTGGTCTCCGACCGCCGGTCCCTCAGTCTCCCGCAGGCCGCCGGCGCCTGGACCAGCAGGCTCCTGGAGGTCCGCACCCTGCCCGCGGGCGCCCGGGTGGGGCGCAAGCTGCGCATGTCGCCGGCGGCGCAGATCCACTACGTGGCACGTCTTCGACTGGTCGACGGCTCGCCCATGGCCATCGAGTACCTGCACGTACCGGCCGACCTCGTCTCGGACCTGACCAGTGAGGAACTGGAGCAGGGCGACCTGTACGAGCACCTGGGCGAGCGACACGACGTCCGGGTCAGCGAGGCCGTGCAGTCCATCGAACCCACCGTGGTCACCCGCGCCGAGGCCGACCTGCTAGACGTGCCCGAGCTCTCCCCGGCGCTGCTCTTCGAGCGCCTGACCACCGACACCCGGGGCCGCCCCGTGGAGTACGTGCACTCCCTCTACCGGGGCGACCGCTACCGGATCGTCTCCCGGCTCACCCTGGGCCCCCGCGACCAGGCGCCACCCCCGGGCGAAGGCCACCACCCGGGCATCCCGCCCGGGGACTTCGCCACCAAGGATCCCGTCCCGCTCTCCACGCGCGGGGTCGTGCAGGACGGCATGTAG
- a CDS encoding Gfo/Idh/MocA family protein translates to MSETPAVSRRLLLGSAAATGALATGIGAAAPTAAAAEQTPRRRPGQKSMIGVPFAAHRTVRVAVIGLGNRGGGMITGWAAVPGCTVTAVCDIRADRAERAADRLESKGNPRPAEYGGARDSYARMLRRDDIDLVYVATPWEFHYEHGRAALLSGRHAVVELPIATELRQLWDLVDTSERTRRHLLLSENCNYGRNELAMLKAAHDGLFGDLTNGHGGYLHDLRELLFSDTYYTDSWRRLWHTRSTASFYPMHGLAPIAAAMDVNRGDRMTTLRATTTAPKGLADYRARFVPRDHPSWKETYINGDLVTCLIETAQGRTVRAEHDVSSPRPYSRINTLAGSRGIVEDYAGPAPTGARIYVEPDHGGHTWRDFEIYRKEYDHWLWRKVGDDAANNGGHGGMDYVLQWRTVQLMRAGLVPDIDVYDSAAWCSPVPLSVTSLARGGRPVEIPDFTRGAWRGRRPGLDSAPTDMPPVG, encoded by the coding sequence ATGTCCGAAACGCCCGCTGTCTCACGCCGACTGCTCCTGGGCTCCGCCGCCGCCACCGGCGCCCTCGCCACCGGTATCGGGGCCGCCGCCCCAACCGCGGCGGCGGCCGAGCAGACGCCCCGCCGCAGGCCCGGCCAGAAGTCGATGATCGGCGTGCCCTTCGCCGCCCACAGAACCGTCCGCGTCGCGGTCATCGGCCTCGGCAACCGGGGCGGCGGCATGATCACCGGCTGGGCGGCCGTGCCCGGCTGCACCGTGACCGCCGTCTGCGACATCCGCGCCGACCGGGCCGAGCGCGCCGCCGACCGACTGGAGAGCAAGGGCAACCCGCGCCCCGCCGAGTACGGCGGGGCGCGCGACTCCTACGCCCGCATGCTCCGCCGCGACGACATCGACCTCGTGTACGTCGCCACGCCCTGGGAGTTCCACTACGAGCACGGCCGGGCCGCGCTGCTCAGCGGCCGGCACGCCGTGGTGGAACTGCCCATCGCGACGGAGCTGCGCCAGCTGTGGGACCTCGTCGATACCTCCGAACGCACCCGCAGGCACCTGCTCCTGTCGGAGAACTGCAACTACGGGCGCAACGAACTGGCCATGCTGAAGGCGGCGCACGACGGCCTGTTCGGAGACCTCACCAACGGCCACGGCGGCTACCTGCACGACCTGCGCGAACTCCTCTTCTCGGACACCTACTACACCGACTCCTGGCGGCGGCTGTGGCACACCCGCAGCACCGCCTCCTTCTACCCGATGCACGGTCTCGCCCCGATCGCGGCGGCCATGGACGTCAACCGCGGCGACCGCATGACCACCCTGCGCGCCACCACGACGGCCCCGAAGGGGCTGGCCGACTACCGGGCCCGCTTCGTCCCCCGGGACCACCCGTCCTGGAAGGAGACCTACATCAACGGCGACCTGGTCACCTGCCTGATCGAGACGGCGCAGGGCAGGACCGTCCGGGCGGAGCACGACGTGAGTTCGCCCCGGCCCTACAGCCGGATCAACACCCTCGCGGGCAGCCGCGGCATCGTCGAGGACTACGCCGGTCCCGCCCCGACCGGCGCCCGCATCTACGTCGAACCCGACCACGGCGGCCACACCTGGCGCGACTTCGAGATTTACCGCAAGGAGTACGACCACTGGCTGTGGCGGAAGGTGGGCGACGACGCCGCGAACAACGGCGGCCACGGCGGCATGGACTACGTCCTGCAGTGGCGCACGGTCCAGCTGATGCGCGCGGGACTGGTACCGGACATCGACGTGTACGACTCGGCCGCCTGGTGCTCGCCCGTCCCGCTCAGCGTCACGTCGCTGGCCCGGGGCGGCCGCCCCGTCGAGATACCCGACTTCACCCGGGGTGCCTGGCGTGGGCGCAGGCCGGGTCTGGACTCGGCGCCCACCGACATGCCGCCGGTCGGCTGA
- a CDS encoding cold-shock protein produces MASGTVKWFNSEKGFGFIAQDGGGPDVFAHYSNINAQGYRELQEGQAVTFDITQGQKGPQAENITPA; encoded by the coding sequence ATGGCCAGCGGAACTGTCAAGTGGTTCAACTCTGAAAAGGGCTTCGGCTTCATCGCGCAGGACGGCGGCGGCCCCGACGTCTTCGCGCACTACTCCAACATCAACGCTCAGGGCTACCGCGAGCTGCAGGAAGGCCAGGCCGTGACCTTCGACATCACCCAGGGCCAGAAGGGCCCGCAGGCGGAGAACATCACCCCCGCCTGA
- a CDS encoding alpha/beta fold hydrolase — MSAWPLPESFTGGSGTVRWNRLGAPDGRPLVLLHGTPFSSYVWRAVARSLGRDHQVFVWDMPGYGLSEQSAGQDVSLAAQGRVFAELLEHWGLEEPLVAAHDFGGAVALRAHLLHGARYGALALVDPVALAPWGSPFFRLVRDHAEVFEQLPEALHRALVREYVGSTGGPGLHPAVLDRLVEPWLGETGQPAFYRQIAQADQRYTDEIQDRYAGIDVPTLICWGEDDAWIPVAKGRELAGLVPGSRWEPIAHAGHLVQEDAPAELTAALLDFFRRFP, encoded by the coding sequence ATGTCCGCATGGCCGTTGCCCGAATCGTTCACCGGCGGTTCGGGCACCGTCCGCTGGAACCGGCTGGGCGCCCCGGACGGGCGCCCCCTGGTCCTGCTGCACGGCACGCCCTTCTCGTCGTACGTCTGGCGTGCGGTGGCCCGCTCGCTGGGGCGCGACCACCAGGTGTTCGTCTGGGACATGCCCGGCTACGGACTGTCGGAGCAGAGCGCCGGGCAGGACGTGTCGCTGGCCGCGCAGGGCCGGGTCTTCGCGGAGTTGCTGGAGCACTGGGGGCTCGAGGAGCCCCTGGTGGCCGCCCACGACTTCGGGGGTGCCGTCGCCCTGCGGGCGCATCTGCTGCACGGTGCCCGGTACGGGGCGCTCGCCCTGGTCGACCCGGTCGCGCTGGCGCCCTGGGGGTCGCCGTTCTTCCGGCTGGTCCGCGACCACGCCGAGGTCTTCGAGCAACTGCCCGAAGCGCTGCACCGGGCGCTGGTGCGCGAGTACGTCGGTTCCACCGGCGGTCCTGGGCTGCACCCGGCGGTCCTGGACCGGCTGGTCGAGCCCTGGCTGGGCGAAACGGGGCAGCCGGCCTTCTACCGGCAGATCGCCCAGGCGGACCAGCGGTACACGGACGAGATCCAGGACCGGTACGCCGGCATCGACGTCCCGACGCTGATCTGCTGGGGTGAGGACGACGCCTGGATCCCCGTGGCCAAGGGACGCGAACTGGCCGGTCTCGTCCCCGGTTCCCGATGGGAGCCGATCGCCCATGCGGGGCACCTGGTCCAGGAGGACGCGCCCGCCGAGCTGACGGCCGCCCTGCTCGACTTCTTCCGCCGCTTCCCCTGA
- a CDS encoding SAM-dependent methyltransferase — protein MSDPSTTPGHTAQQKIDTSVPHSARIWNYWLGGKDNYPVDEQAGDAYTAVFPGIVTVARSSRAFLRRNITHLVAEAGIRQFLDIGTGLPTADNTHEVAQRIAPESRIVYVDNDPMVLAHARALLYSTPEGATAYIDSDVLDPDTVLEAAARTLDFDRPIALILSNILGHIPDYDQARSVAARLVDALPSGSYLSINDGSRGIDPEFDRAQDGYNESGAAPYILRTVDQITAFFDGLELVEPGVVPVTRWRPDPDAEDPGLIGEHGGLARKP, from the coding sequence ATGAGCGACCCCTCGACGACTCCCGGCCACACCGCGCAGCAGAAGATCGACACGTCCGTGCCGCACTCGGCCCGGATCTGGAACTACTGGCTGGGCGGGAAGGACAACTACCCGGTCGACGAGCAGGCCGGCGACGCGTACACCGCCGTCTTCCCCGGCATCGTCACCGTCGCCCGCAGCAGCCGCGCCTTCCTGCGCCGCAACATCACCCACCTGGTCGCCGAGGCGGGCATCCGGCAGTTCCTCGACATCGGCACCGGTCTGCCGACCGCGGACAACACCCACGAGGTCGCCCAGCGCATCGCGCCCGAGAGCCGGATCGTCTACGTCGACAACGACCCGATGGTCCTCGCCCACGCCCGCGCGCTGCTGTACTCCACGCCCGAGGGTGCGACCGCGTACATCGACTCCGACGTGCTCGACCCCGACACCGTCCTCGAGGCGGCCGCCCGGACGCTGGACTTCGACCGGCCCATCGCGCTGATCCTCAGCAACATCCTGGGGCACATCCCCGACTACGACCAGGCACGTTCCGTCGCCGCCCGGCTCGTCGACGCCCTGCCGTCCGGCAGCTACCTCTCGATCAACGACGGCTCGCGCGGCATCGACCCGGAGTTCGACCGGGCCCAGGACGGCTACAACGAGAGCGGTGCCGCGCCGTACATCCTGCGCACCGTCGACCAGATCACGGCGTTCTTCGACGGGCTGGAGCTGGTGGAGCCCGGCGTGGTCCCGGTGACCCGGTGGCGCCCGGACCCGGACGCCGAAGACCCCGGGCTGATCGGCGAGCACGGCGGACTCGCCCGCAAGCCGTGA
- a CDS encoding SMP-30/gluconolactonase/LRE family protein, which translates to MSTDGPYEILDDRFRTGRCANGDNRLEVLYDGCRWAEGPLYLPAWRQLVWSDIPNDRILRWDEATGSVGVFRTPAGHSNGNTLDRQGRLVTCEQGNRRVTRTEPDGTVTVLAERFDGRRLNSPNDSVVRSDGTIWFSDPDFGITSDYEGHRAESEIGACHVYRIDPVSGQVRLAADGFDGPNGVILSPDERRLFVSDSRAARIHAFDIREDGTLSDGKVFAEGRGDVHFDNIRFDDEGRLWAAALHDGVHCYDPDGTLIGRLRVPEPVSNIAFGGPKNNRLFITATTSLYSLVMSVTGAPRV; encoded by the coding sequence ATGTCCACCGACGGCCCGTACGAGATCCTGGACGACCGCTTCCGCACCGGACGCTGTGCGAACGGAGACAACAGGCTGGAGGTCCTGTACGACGGCTGCCGCTGGGCCGAGGGCCCGCTGTACCTCCCCGCCTGGCGTCAGCTGGTCTGGAGCGACATCCCCAACGACCGCATCCTGCGCTGGGACGAGGCCACCGGTTCGGTCGGCGTCTTCCGCACTCCCGCGGGCCACAGCAACGGCAACACCCTCGACCGGCAGGGCCGCCTGGTCACCTGCGAGCAGGGCAACCGGCGCGTCACCCGTACCGAACCCGACGGGACGGTGACCGTCCTGGCCGAGCGCTTCGACGGCAGGCGGCTCAACAGTCCGAACGACTCCGTCGTCCGCTCCGACGGCACCATCTGGTTCTCCGACCCGGACTTCGGCATCACCAGCGACTACGAGGGCCATCGCGCCGAGTCCGAGATCGGCGCGTGCCACGTGTACCGGATCGACCCGGTGTCCGGGCAGGTGCGGCTCGCCGCCGACGGTTTCGACGGACCCAACGGCGTGATCCTCTCCCCCGACGAGCGGCGGCTGTTCGTCTCCGACTCGCGGGCCGCCCGGATCCACGCGTTCGACATCCGGGAGGACGGCACGCTGTCCGACGGGAAGGTCTTCGCCGAGGGCCGGGGGGACGTGCACTTCGACAACATCCGCTTCGACGACGAGGGCCGCCTGTGGGCCGCCGCGCTGCACGACGGTGTCCACTGCTACGACCCCGACGGCACCCTCATCGGCCGTCTGCGCGTGCCCGAGCCCGTCTCCAACATCGCCTTCGGCGGCCCCAAGAACAACCGCCTGTTCATCACGGCCACCACGTCCCTGTACTCACTGGTGATGTCGGTGACGGGGGCGCCGCGCGTCTGA
- a CDS encoding Lrp/AsnC family transcriptional regulator, with amino-acid sequence MDEIDRRLIALLQQDATRPYAELGREVGLSAGAAHERVRKLRERRVIRSTTVDVDPEALDRGVLAFVLVDSTAWMGDRAEDFAAVPEIQEAHVIAGSAAVLVKVRTATTERLQDVLRRLYAIDGVSGTQATVVLETFFERPLDAG; translated from the coding sequence GTGGATGAGATCGACCGGAGACTGATCGCGCTGCTCCAGCAGGACGCGACCCGGCCGTACGCCGAACTGGGCCGGGAGGTGGGTCTGTCGGCGGGCGCCGCCCACGAGCGCGTCCGCAAGCTGCGCGAACGGCGCGTCATCCGGTCGACCACGGTCGACGTCGACCCCGAGGCGCTCGACCGCGGTGTCCTCGCCTTCGTGCTGGTCGACTCGACGGCGTGGATGGGCGACCGGGCCGAGGACTTCGCTGCCGTGCCGGAGATCCAGGAGGCGCACGTCATCGCGGGCAGCGCGGCCGTCCTCGTGAAGGTGCGCACGGCCACCACCGAGCGGCTCCAGGACGTGCTGCGCCGCCTCTACGCGATCGACGGGGTGAGCGGGACCCAGGCGACGGTGGTCCTGGAGACCTTCTTCGAACGGCCGTTGGACGCCGGCTAG
- a CDS encoding SDR family oxidoreductase — translation MTQTSKVVLVTGASSGIGEATALRLAADGHRVFLGARRTERLEKLAARIAEDGGTAGFRQLDVTDAADVRAFVSAAVERWGRLDVIVNNAGVMPLSPLSELKVAEWDRMLDVNVRGVLHGIAAALPVMRAQGGGHVVNIASVGAYEVVPTAAVYCATKFAVRALSEGLRQESAGDIRVSVVSPGVTESELADSISDPRAREDMRTYRSVAVPASAIADAIAFAVSRPAEVDVNEIVVRPAASAQ, via the coding sequence ATGACGCAGACCTCCAAGGTCGTCCTGGTGACCGGCGCGAGCAGCGGGATCGGCGAGGCGACGGCCCTGCGCCTGGCCGCCGACGGCCACCGGGTGTTCCTGGGCGCGCGCCGCACCGAGCGCCTGGAGAAGCTGGCCGCGCGGATCGCCGAGGACGGCGGCACCGCGGGCTTCCGGCAGCTCGACGTCACCGACGCCGCCGACGTGCGGGCGTTCGTGTCGGCCGCGGTCGAGCGCTGGGGACGGCTGGACGTCATCGTCAACAACGCGGGCGTGATGCCGCTCTCGCCGCTCTCGGAACTGAAGGTGGCCGAGTGGGACCGGATGCTCGACGTGAACGTCCGCGGGGTGCTGCACGGCATCGCGGCCGCCCTGCCGGTCATGCGGGCGCAGGGCGGCGGGCACGTGGTGAACATCGCGTCGGTCGGCGCGTACGAGGTGGTGCCGACCGCCGCCGTCTACTGTGCGACCAAGTTCGCCGTGCGCGCCCTGTCCGAGGGGCTGCGCCAGGAGTCGGCCGGGGACATCCGGGTCAGTGTGGTCTCCCCGGGCGTCACCGAGTCGGAGCTGGCCGACTCCATCTCCGACCCGCGTGCGCGCGAGGACATGAGGACCTATCGCTCGGTGGCCGTTCCGGCGTCCGCGATCGCCGACGCCATCGCCTTCGCCGTCTCCCGGCCCGCGGAGGTGGACGTGAACGAGATCGTGGTGCGCCCGGCCGCCAGTGCGCAGTAG
- a CDS encoding TetR/AcrR family transcriptional regulator, with the protein MGRWEPNARGRLEQAALELYVERGYEQTPVAEITKRAGLTERTFFRHFADKREVLFAGSGRLEELCVGAVAAAPPTASPMEAVAAALDAAAGAFEERGDLVGLRQGVIDANAELRERELIKLAALSGALADALRGRGVAEPAAELTAESAIAVLKVAFRRWIDGGRERPLRPLLAECFDVLRALSARGAASAG; encoded by the coding sequence ATGGGTCGATGGGAGCCGAACGCGCGCGGCCGCCTGGAGCAGGCGGCGCTGGAGCTGTACGTGGAGCGCGGCTACGAGCAGACCCCGGTGGCCGAGATCACCAAGCGTGCGGGGCTGACGGAGCGGACGTTCTTCCGGCACTTCGCCGACAAGCGGGAGGTCCTCTTCGCCGGGTCCGGCAGGCTGGAGGAGCTGTGCGTGGGGGCCGTCGCGGCGGCGCCCCCGACGGCGAGTCCGATGGAGGCGGTGGCCGCCGCACTCGACGCCGCGGCGGGCGCCTTCGAGGAGCGCGGTGACCTGGTCGGCCTGCGGCAGGGCGTCATCGACGCCAACGCGGAGCTGCGGGAGCGGGAGCTGATCAAGCTCGCCGCCCTGTCCGGCGCGCTCGCCGACGCGCTGCGCGGACGCGGCGTGGCCGAACCGGCGGCGGAGCTGACCGCCGAGTCGGCGATCGCCGTGCTCAAGGTGGCCTTCCGGCGCTGGATCGACGGGGGCCGGGAGCGGCCGCTGCGGCCCTTGCTCGCCGAGTGCTTCGACGTGCTCCGCGCCCTGTCCGCACGGGGCGCCGCGAGCGCCGGTTAG
- a CDS encoding TetR/AcrR family transcriptional regulator — translation MSDATKRPLRADAQRNRDKILAAAVRVFSEEGLDAHLERIAREAGVGSGTLYRNFPTREALIEAAYRNEVARLCDSVPGLLAQLPPAEALRAWTRRFIDYATAKLGMAEALRAVVASGGDPYGDSRQLIQSALTTLMDAAAVAGEIRSDTRSTDMFAALAGIALTSSRPDQREQAERLLDLVLDGLRPTAPRPA, via the coding sequence ATGTCCGACGCCACGAAACGGCCACTGAGGGCCGACGCGCAGCGCAACCGGGACAAGATCCTGGCCGCGGCCGTGCGGGTGTTCAGCGAGGAGGGGCTGGACGCGCACCTCGAGCGCATCGCCAGGGAGGCGGGCGTCGGCAGCGGCACCCTCTACCGGAACTTCCCCACCCGCGAGGCCCTGATCGAGGCGGCGTACCGCAACGAGGTGGCGCGCCTGTGCGACTCCGTGCCCGGACTGCTGGCCCAGCTGCCCCCGGCCGAGGCGCTGCGCGCGTGGACCCGGCGCTTCATCGACTACGCCACCGCGAAGCTCGGGATGGCGGAGGCCCTGCGGGCCGTCGTCGCCTCGGGCGGCGACCCCTACGGCGACAGCCGGCAGCTGATCCAGTCCGCCCTGACGACCCTCATGGACGCCGCCGCGGTGGCCGGTGAGATCCGGTCCGACACCAGGTCGACCGACATGTTCGCCGCCCTCGCGGGCATCGCCCTCACCTCGTCCCGACCCGACCAGCGCGAGCAGGCCGAACGCCTCCTCGACCTCGTCCTGGACGGCCTGCGCCCCACGGCACCGCGCCCCGCATGA
- a CDS encoding SDR family oxidoreductase gives MSGIEGKVVAITGASGGIGEASALLLAERGAKVVLGARRPERLEDLALRIGRSGGEAAWIRTDVTRREDLAALVALARERFGRLDVLVGNAGVGLISPLDELRVEDWERMIDVNLKGVLYGIAEALPVFREQGSGHFVNIVSTAGLRISPLMSVYAGTKNAVRTVSEGLRQEAGDSLRVTVVSPGFVHTDFADGIPDAGARARTLDTRDRIAIPPQAVARAVAFAVEQPDGVDVGDIVVRPTAQD, from the coding sequence ATGTCGGGAATCGAAGGCAAGGTCGTGGCGATCACGGGTGCCAGTGGCGGCATCGGCGAGGCGAGCGCACTCCTGCTCGCCGAGCGCGGAGCCAAGGTCGTGCTCGGGGCGCGCCGCCCGGAGCGTCTGGAGGACCTGGCCCTGCGCATCGGCAGGAGCGGAGGGGAGGCGGCCTGGATCCGCACGGACGTGACCCGCCGCGAGGACCTCGCCGCACTCGTCGCCCTGGCCCGCGAACGCTTCGGCCGGCTCGACGTCCTCGTCGGCAACGCCGGCGTCGGCCTGATCTCACCCCTGGACGAACTCCGCGTCGAGGACTGGGAGCGGATGATCGACGTCAACCTGAAGGGTGTCCTCTACGGCATCGCCGAGGCCCTGCCCGTCTTCCGGGAACAGGGCTCCGGCCACTTCGTCAACATCGTCTCCACCGCCGGACTGCGCATCAGCCCGCTCATGTCGGTCTACGCCGGGACGAAGAACGCGGTGCGCACCGTGTCGGAGGGGCTGCGCCAGGAGGCCGGTGACAGTCTGCGGGTCACCGTGGTCTCACCGGGATTCGTCCACACGGACTTCGCGGACGGCATCCCGGACGCCGGGGCCAGGGCCCGGACCCTCGACACCAGGGACCGGATCGCCATCCCGCCGCAGGCCGTGGCCCGCGCGGTCGCCTTCGCCGTCGAGCAGCCCGACGGCGTCGACGTGGGCGACATCGTGGTCCGTCCCACCGCACAGGACTAG